Part of the Planococcus plakortidis genome is shown below.
AAGCGACGCGCAACACACTTGATATTTCCGCAGTGCCGATCTTGAAACAGGAAACGCATTTGCCGGTATTCGTAGATGTAACACATTCTACTGGCCGCCGCGACTTGTTATTGCCTGCTGCCAAAGCGGCAATCGCTATCGGAGCTGATGGGGTGATGGCTGAGGTCCACCCGGATCCTGCAGTCGCACTTTCTGACGCACAGCAGCAAATGAGCTTGCCGCAATTCGATGAATACTACGATTCATTGATGAAGTTCATGAAGCAGTATGAATTGAAAGTATAAGCAAGAGCCGGACTCGTTCCGGCTTTTTTATTTTTTATAGAGGAGTAGCAGCGGGGAAAGAATGTGGAATCAGGCCCAAAAGATGGACAGTTTCATGAACTTTCCCCATAAGCGTTACTGCAATACATAATAAGAGTTGATATTCATAAAGCGGTTATCGTATCATTGAATGAAAGAATGGAACAGGAGGGCGCAAAATGACCGTTACGATTTATGATGTGGCACGCGAGGCAAATGTTTCCATGGCTACCGTCTCCCGGGTAGTGAATGGCAACCAAAATGTAAAACCGGCCACAAGAAAAAAAGTACTGAAAGTGATCGAAGAACTCGGCTATCGTCCGAATGCCGTAGCTCGTGGGTTGGCGAGCAAGAAAACAACAACGGTCGGCGTCGTATTACCGGATATATCCAATAGTACGTATTCTGAACTGGCACGGGGCATCGAAGATATCGCAACGATGTACCGCTATAACATCATCCTGTCCAATTCCGACCAGAATCCAAACAAGGAGCTTCAATTGCTCGAAACCATGCTCGGCAAGCAAGTGGATGGCATTGTTTTCATGAGCGATGTCATTTCGGATGAATTGCGCAAGGAGATGGAACGTTCCCCTACGCCGATCGTCTTGGCGGGGTCCATCGATGATACAGCATCGATCGCTTCCGTTAACATCGATTATTATGCCGCTGCTTATGAAGCGGTCAAAAAACTCATCGACAGCGGGCATAAGAAAATTGCTTATATTTCTGGCCCTCTATCGTCCGAGATCAACCGTGAACATAAACTGAAAGCCTATCAGGACGCATTGCAGGAAGCGGGTCTGGGGTATGATGAACACCTGGTCATCGAAT
Proteins encoded:
- the ccpA gene encoding catabolite control protein A; translated protein: MTVTIYDVAREANVSMATVSRVVNGNQNVKPATRKKVLKVIEELGYRPNAVARGLASKKTTTVGVVLPDISNSTYSELARGIEDIATMYRYNIILSNSDQNPNKELQLLETMLGKQVDGIVFMSDVISDELRKEMERSPTPIVLAGSIDDTASIASVNIDYYAAAYEAVKKLIDSGHKKIAYISGPLSSEINREHKLKAYQDALQEAGLGYDEHLVIECNNTYEEGLEAVSELEAIEPTAYFVSNDEMSIGVIHAVEASGKRIPEDVEIITYENSKLARMARPMLTAVALPLYDIGAVSMRLLTKYMNNEEIEENQVVLPYRLEERQSTKH